The window TTCGGAATGGCGATGATCGGGACGGTGCTCGCGGAAGAACATGACACGCCGCAGCTTCTCGCCTTCTTCCGAACCCATGTCATCAAGCCACGGCGGGCGATGCTGCGGGCAGTCTTCGCGCGCGCGCGCGAGCGCGGAGAACTCAGGCCTGACGCCGACCTTGAGATGGGCGCCCAGATGCTTGTTGGCGCGTACTACGCCCAGTACCTCGCCGGCATCCCGTTCCGGGAAGGATGGGACGCACAGGTCGTCGACACGGTGCTGAAAGGCCTTCGTCGCGCGTGACTATTCGCGCCTGACGTGCTCGGCGTGAACGCATCCCGGCGCAGGTGGTTCCGGAACCGACGGGTAAGCCGTACACCGCCGAGACGGGAAATGGCCCGCGCCAGCATCGGCCGCGGCTGACTGGAGGATGATGGTACATGAGCGCAGATGCGGTCGCCGCAGAAATGGCCGGGTGGCCTGAGGTGGCATGACGGGGCACAGCTGCGTCATCTCGCCGCGATTCAAGGGAGCGCTCTCCCACGTCTCCCAAGGCAAGTACGGCCGAATGTTCCCCGACCTGCCTCCGCTAAAGATCGACGAAAGCGTCCTCCGCGCGCTCGGCCGCTCGGGGTCGAGCATGGATCTCCCGGCCGGCGCATTTGACGATCCCGCGAGTGACAACGCCCGCATTCCGGCGGGCTTTCCCTTCCTGGCACAGTTCATTGCGCACGATATCACGCGCGATCCGTCGATGCTGCACCACCACGCGACGCTGAGGGAACTCCGCAATTTCCGAACACCCCGTCTCGATCTCGAGGTTGTGTACGGGGCCGGCGCCCTTGCTCATCCATATTTCTATGATCTGCGCGACTCCGACAAGTTCCTCATCGGGCAAAACGACGCGGGCCAGCAGAACGATGTACCGCGCAACGTGCAGGGGCAAGCGCTGATCGCCGACTCGCGGAACGACGTGCACATGATCATCTCGCAACTTCACCTGGTGTTCCTGAAATTTCACAACCGGATCGTGGACGAACTCCATACGCAGGGGCTGCGGGGCGATGCCGCCTTGGAGGAAGCCCGGCGTCTCGCCGCCTGGCACTATCAGTGGATCGTCGTCCACGAGCTCCTGCCTCTCAGCGTGGGAGAAAAGCTGGTAGAACAAATCCTGCATGACGGGCATCTGATCTACGCCTTCAAAGGTCAGCCCTTCATCCCCGTTGAGTTCGCCGACGCCGCCTATCGTTTCGGGCACCCGCAGATCCGCGGAACGTATGAGCTGAACGATCGCGCCGCCGGCTTGACGATCTTCCCGGACCTCGCCGGGACGCGTCCGGTCCCCGCCGCCCACGTTGTCGATTGGGCCCGGTTCTTTGCCGTGCCGGGGCACCGGCCCCCTCAGGCGAGCAAGCGCATCGACGCACGCCTCGTGCACGCCCTGATGGATCTTCCCGAGGCCATCGTCGGCGAGACCGAACGGCCCGAGCAGCACTCCCTCGCGTACCGTGATCTCGAACGCGGGGTCAACTGCGACCTCCCATCCGGTGAGGCCATCGCGCGACTCATCGGGCTCGTCCCGCTGCCTAAGGACGCGCTGGGACTGCAGACGCTCGGGTGGGAGGGCGAGACCCCGCTGTGGTTCTACGTGCTCAAGGAGGCCGAGATCCAGTGTCGTGGTGAACGCCTGGGGGATGTGGGTGGCCGGATCGTCGCCGAAGTTCTGATGGGTCTGCTTGAGGGCGATCCGCATTCGTACCGAAACGTGAACCGGCACTGGCATCCGACGTTGCCCGGGGCGCGGGCCGGTGAATTTGGGATGACGGACCTTCTAGCGTTTGCAGGTGTGGTCTAAACTCCGGCAGGCCCACGTGAGTGGAACGTGACATGATCTCACCGAGCATGCTCGCGATCTATCTTCCCGCCGTCCTGTTTTTGGTCCTGACACCTGGCCCCGCGATCCTCTTTACGCTCAATCGGTCAATCTCGTTCGGACGCCGCGCGGGATTTGTGACGGCGGCCGGGTTGCTCTCCGGGACCTGCATCCTGCAGGTCAGCGCGGTCCTGGGCGTCAGCGCTATTCTCCAGGTGTCGCCGATCGCGTACGGCGCGCTGAAGATCGCCGGGGCACTGTATCTTGTGTATTTGGGCGTCCGGACGATCCTCGCCGCGCCGGCTGATCTGCTGAACGCTGCGCCGGCCGGGCCGCCCCGCTCGTGGTGGCAGGACTATCTTGGAGGGCTGACCACGGAATTGCTCAATCCAAAGACCGCGATGTTCTACATCTCCGTGCTACCCCAGTTTGTCGACCTCCACGCCGGTCATGTGACCGCACAACTGCTCCTTCTCGGAGGCATCTTCGTCGTGTGTGCGGCGGGATCGTTGGCGATGGTCGTGCAGTCCTCGGTCCATGTGAAATGCCTGCTGGTCCGCCATCCGGTGTACGCATCCCTCTCTCGCTGGATCACCGGCAGCGTCTTCGTCGGATTTGGTGCGCGGCTGGCGCTTGAGCGCCAATAGAGTGGCCCCCAGGCCCCCAGCTCAGGACCCGCCAGGGTCCTCCGATGGCAGGGGTTCAGGAGGCAAAACTGAAATACTGGCCCAACCAGAGGCATGCGCTGGCGATCGACAGCGGCCGGCGAACAGTCGCCGAGACCCGGTCCTCACACTCGTTCAGCGCTTCGTTTAATGCCAGAGATGGGAGGAGTTTCATGCCCACGTCCGACGCGAAAAGTGCGACGTTTCCAGTCGGGAAACATTCCGAGCCAGAAGCGTGGCCCGCATTGCCATTGGAAGCATGGAGGGATACCCGCGACACGCTCCACATGTGGACGCAGATCGTTGGAAAGATCAGGCTCAAGCTCACACCTCACCTCAATCATTGGTGGGAGGTCCCTTTGTACTTGACGTCGCGCGGCCTGACCACCACGCCAATCCCGTTCGGTGATCGCACGTTCGACGCGACATTCGACTTTATCGATCACGGGCTGATCTTCCAGACGAGCGATGGGCGCACCGAAACGATCCCCCTCCGTCCTCAGTCGGTCGCCGATTTCTATCATGATGTCATGACGACGCTTCGGAGGCTCGCGATCGACGTCAGAATCTGGACGATGCCATCAGAACAGCAGGCCCCGATTCGTTTCGAAGAAGATCGCCAGCACGCATCGTACGATGCGGCCTACGCCCATCGATTCTGGCGGATTCTCCTGACGATGGACGGCATCTTCAAGGAGTTCCGGGCGCGCTTCATCGGAAAGGCCAGCCCGGTCCACTTCTTCTGGGGGAGCTTCGATCTGGCCGTGACACGCTTTTCCGGTCGCCGTGCGACCGTGCGGGAGGGCGCCGATATTATTACGCGCGAGGGATACTCACACGAGGTCAGCAGTTGCGGTTTCTGGCCGGGGAGCGGCAGCCTCACAGGCCCCGCGTTTTTCTCCTACGCGTGGCCTGAACCCCCCGGTTTCAAGGACGCCCGCATCCGTCCGACGCCTGCCTTCTACAGCGCGGAGTTCTCCAACTTCCTTCTCCTGTTTGACGATGTACGATCGGCGCCCGATCCGCGCACAATGGTGCTGGAGTTTCTACAGAGCACGTATGAGGCGGCCGCGACCCTCGGGCGATGGGATCGAGAGAACTTGGAACGATAGGTCATCCGCTCCTTGCACGGAGGTCTCCATTGAATCGCGCGCCTTGACGTACAAGACCTGGACGCTGATCGCGGCGATACTCGGCTCGAGTGTCGTATTCTTAGACTCCAGCGTGGTAACCATCGCCCTGCCCCAGATCGGGCGCGAACTCCCGACGCATCTCTTTGGTGTTCTGGAGGGGCAGTCCTACGTCTACAATGGTTACCTGCTTGCCGAGAGCGCGCTCGTAGTCCTGGCCGGCGGGCTCACCGACTTCTATGGACGGCGTAGGATGTTTTCCATCGGCGTGGCGGGGTTCGGGGTGGCGTCGATCCTCAGCGGCCTGGCGCCCACCATGGAATGGCTCGTCGTATTCCGTCTGTTGCAGGGCGTTGCCGGTGCGTTCATTATTCCCGGATCGCTGGCTCTTATCACCGCGACCTTCACCGGCGAGGCACAGGGCCGAGCCTTCGGGACCTGGTCGGGTGCCTCCGCCGGACTGACGATCCTTGGTCCGTTCATTGGGGGCCTCCTCGTGGATACCGTATCGTGGCGGGCCGTCTTTCTCGTGAATGTGCCTTTCGCCTTGCTCACACTGTGGATGGTCCAGCGGTTCGCACGCGAAAGCCATGACACAGCGACCTCGGGAGGATTCGACATACCCGGCACTATCCTATCGGCTCTGGCGATCGGCGGGTTGGTCGTCGGGACGATCTCGGGCCAGCAACGCGAGTGGCACGGTCCGGAGGCGTTTGTGGCGCTGGGCATCGGCTGTGCAGCCACCGCGCTGCTCTTCGTGCGGATCCTCAGTGCGGCCAATCCCCTTGTCCCCCCCTCTCTTTTCCGGTCTCGGAACTTTACCGTGACGAACCTGTCGACCCTGGTGATCTATGCGGCTCTCGCCGTGACGTTCTATTACCTCACCCTCTTCATGCAGGGGACACTTGGATATACTGCCGCGGCAGCTGGCGTCGCCACCATTCCCGCAGTGGTCTTCATGGCCGTCTTCTCAACACGGTTTGGTGCGCTCGCCTCGCGCTACGGGCCGCGCTGGTTCATGACAGCGGGCCCGGTCCTCATGGCCGTCGGCGCGGCCTCGCTTGCACAAGTCCCCGCGCAAAGTCCGGCATGGGCCATGCGCCCGGGCGACTTGACCACGTTCGTGCCCCCCACCGGCTACTACACCGACCTCCTCGCCGGCATGGTCCTGTTCGGCCTCGGAGCCATGATGATGGTCGCCCCCCTCACGGCGACGCTCATGGCGTCGGTCCCGGTCGAGAACGCGGGGGTCGCGTCCGCCATCAACACCGCGATCTCCGATGTGGGACCGCAACTCGCCGTGGCTTTGATCTTCATCGCGATCACCGCCAGCTTCTACACCACACTGGCGACCCATGTCCGCGGCCTCGACACGTCGTCGCAAATCGTGCGCCAGCAGATTCCTCCCCTCAACCCCGTGGCGCCGAGTGTCCCTGAAGATGTGCAGAAAGCTGCCCGCGCCGCCTCAACCGCGGCGTTTCACCTTGCCATGCTGGCCAGCGCCGCATTGTTCCTGGCGGGTGCCGTCATCAATGCCGTCGGAATACAGACACCGGCTTCCCCGCAGCGCGGAAGGGTCGTCTCTCCCGATCCACTGTGGCGCAGGTGTCGCCATGTGGCTCCGGTCGCCACTGACCGAGATCAGCCGATCTCTACGTCCTCCCAGAACCCGATCCAGTGATCGACCTGCTTCCTCGAAGCGCCCGGCGCCTCGTACGACCACGCGGCCCGTGTGCTCCGTGCGGCGTCTCCGACGATATCGTAGAATTGGACCCCATGTGGGCAGTCCAGATCGCCCTGCGTCTTCGGCGCATGCCGGAGCATATCCATGCGGACGGTTTCCCGCGGGAAGTACCGGTAACCGTCCACCTCGAGAGTTCGTTCGCTCGCCGCGATCACCTGACCGCGCCATGTCGCCTTCATGATCACCGTCCTCCATGTGTTTCTCCTTCCACGTTAGCACGAGTCGTGTAGCAATGGGAACCGAGCGTGGGGATCCCGCACCCTCGTGGTTGCATTTTGTTTCTCACCCTATCGCAGGAGCATGGTCGTCAGCATGGTCGCCACCAGCGTCCTGGCTTCCCCGTCAACCGCAAAGACATCACCCGTACAGACGGTGATCGTCCGTCCGGGCCTCGTCACCCGGCCGCACGCAATCATCCGGCTGCCACGGGCTGGGGCGAGGAAATTGACCTTGTACTCGACCGTCAACACTTCGGTTCCCGTGGACATGAGGCTCAGCGCAGCGTACCCGCAGGCACTGTCCACAATCGCCGTGACGACACCCCCGTGCATATACCCGTGTTGTTGAGTAAGGTCGCTTCGAAACGGGAGCTCAATGTCCACCTCGCCCGGAGACACCCGTGTCATGGTTGCACCGATGGCGGCCATGAACCCCTGCCGCGCGAAACTCTGGCGGACACGTGTCTCGAAGCTGGGGTCCTTGGACTCGAAACTCGCCACGACGGTGTCCTTTTCGCGCCCCGCAGGTTTATTCTCTCAGCTTACCAGGAGGGCGTCGGCCCATCTTGAGGGCGCACGCTGTTCGCGTGAACGGCCCCGTCGGCGCGGCTACCGGACGATGAGAACGATCGACAAGGCAAGCAGGGCGCCCATGGTGCGATTGAAGATCCTCAGGCTGCGGCGGCTGTGCAGGACGCGCTGGGCGGCAGCTCCGAATGCCAACCACAAGAAGCAGCTCGGCAGTGCCGCCAGTACGAACAGCCCACCGAGGGAGGCCGCCTGCACGACGGCACTCCCCGCCTGGGCGCTGAGAAAGGTGCCCGCGAGCCCCGCGATGAGCCAGGACTTCGGGTTCACCCACTGGAAAACGGCAGCGCCCAGAAACCCCACCGGGTCCCTGTCCGGCTGCGAATCGACGCGGCCGGACGACGTCGCGATCTTCCACGAGAGCCAAAGCAGGAAGGCGGCACCACCGCCCTTGAGCGCCCAGAGCAGCGAAGCGTGCCGGAGAACGAGACTCCCGAGGCCGAACGGCACCAGAAACATCATGAGACCCATCCCGGTCATCACGCCGAACAGGCTGGGAAGCCCTCTCATGATGCCCGCGTTGGCGCCGACCGCGGCCAGCATCGTGTTGCTGGGGCCCGGGGTGACGGCGGCCACAATGGCGAAGAGAAGAAACGCCACGACCTGCTCCGTCGTCGTACGCTACCTCCAGGGATCAGCAGGCCTCTTGACGGAGGCGACCGATGCAATCTAAGCAAACCAGATGGGCCGGCGAGGGTCTTGAACGATCGTGCCGGGGAACGGTGGCGGGCTGGATCACCAGCACGAGGCCGGCCGGCGGCGTTGAGCTCTTCAGCGCGTGGTTCGCGGGCGAGGCCTACCAGAAGCATCGGCACGACGCGTACGCCGTCGGCGTAACCGACTCCGGCGTGCAGGTCTTCGACTACCGGGGCTCGGCCCATGTGAGCACTCCAGGGCAGGTGACCGTGCTCTATCCGGACGAGGTCCACGACGGACGCGCCGGCACCAGCGATGGATTCGGGTACCGGATCGTCTACGTGGACCCGTCGCTGTTGGCCGAGGCGGTCCAGGTGCTCCGCGGAAGGCCCGCCCCACTGCCGTTCGTCGGCGAGCCCGTGTCGACGAGCCCGCGGCTGTCGCACACCATCGAGGCAGCCTTTAGCGCTCCGCCGGAATCGCTGGCGATGGACAGCCTCGTCGCCGACCTGGCGGAAGGACTGGTAGCCGCAGAATGCGGAGGTTCTGGCCCGGGGGGGTCACGACGCATCGACGTCCGGGCCCTCGAACGGGGGCGACAGTTCCTGGACGCTGAGAAGACGCGCGTCGTGCGCTCGACGGAACTCGAGTCGATCACCGGACTAACTCGCTATGAGCTGTCCCGCCAGTTCAGGATCATGTTCGGGACCAGCCCCTACCGCTATCTGCTCATGCGCCGTCTCGACTACGCGCGTGAGCGGATTCACCGGGATCGACCTCTCGTCGAGGTCGCGTGCGATGCGGGCTTCGCCGACCAGGCGCACTTCACCCGCGCCTTCAGGTCGACGTTCGGGCTGACCCCCGCGCATTACCGCGCGTTTTTGAGGGCGGGTCGGACGCGTCAAGCGCGGAAGGCCCATACGTAGGAGGATCTACATGTTCAAATCGGTCCAGGCGAGGCTTCGGCGAAGGCCCGGCAATTGTTGGTAGGAGGGGATCATTATGGTCCAGGCGGATCTTGCGAAAGCAATCCGGGATCGCGAGGAGATCAAGATCACTGTGAAGGGACGTCGCAGCGGGCACGAAGTGACACTTCCGGTATGGTTCGTACTCGAGGGAAAGACCTTGTGGCTCCTCCCGGTGCATGGGTCGCGCACCCAGTGGTTCCGGAATGTGCTCGCCGATCCGACGCTCACCCTGCGGGCGGGCCGACGCGCGGTGACGGCGATGGGGCGTCCGAGACGGGCACGATCGGCGGTCCAGCGAGTGCTGGACCGGTTCCGGAAGAAATATAGTGCCAAGCTCGTCGCCCAATATTACGACCACTCGGATGTCGTTGTCGATGTCCCGATCGATGCTTGCGGCCAGGCGAAATAGCCGGCAGAAACATTCCGCGTCTACTTTGGATATTTCTGATAGTTGTTTGCCGGCGTCCCAGGTGTGGCCCGTTCCTCCTTCACTACTTCAGCGCTCACGGCCGCGGCATTGTTTCCCTAAGAACTGCGGATATACGTGAGCGTCTGGCTAATCTGATCGTCGTTCAGAGATCCCGCGAACCCCGGCATGACCCCATTGTACGTCTCGGCACGTCCATGGATTCGCAGGATACGCTTGTCTTTAGTGTGCTCACTGGCGTACGGTCGATCAGCCAGGTGTTCCCGCTCGAGCGCGCCGCAGAGGCATACGAATTGATGATGAGCTGTAAGGCACGGTTCCGATGTGTTCTCACAACTGGGCATTAAACTGGGCAGAGCGCGCCTCTCCTCCTGGACGTCTCCCGACTGAGGGTCACTCAGTCATCGGGTTTGGGCGCGGAGACGTTCGACATCCCTGAACGTGTTGGACCAGGTGCCATCGAGGTGCGGCTGCGCGTCAAGACGGTGGAGCGCGTCGCCGCGCAGGAACTACTTTCCGAGACGGGACACCTCGAGGAGCTGACAGTCGGCTCGCGCCTCGCTCGCCGCCGACCAGATTCGTTCCGTTGCCAGCCGCCAGATGTTCCGTTGCATGCGCTCGTGCGTTCGAATCACAGCCGCGACGAATGCGTCGATATCCGTTTCCGTCTCCCCACCCAGGACTCGGCTCAAGAGTGTGTCGGACGTCATCGGATCCCCCCTCCCGGACACGCTCGATCGAGGCGTCCATCGATACTGTGGCAGACGGGGGCGCTGTCGGCATCGTCCGAAGGGACATCCTGGCCTGCACCCCAGCCCCGGCCGTTTGGGCAGCCGCACCGGCAGTCTCAACACGGTCGGCTCAGGCGCTCCGACCCCCCGCCCAGGATTCCCACCGCAACGGTCGGGATCTCGCTAGACTGCCACTAGGCATTCATCTGGTTGGTGTGCCGCCGCGAGAGGCCGGGGGGAGCCCCCGCCGACCTTTTGCTAAATCGCGGAGTGCCCTTTCGGACGATGTCCAACTGCAGGACAATGTAGCCGCCGTGGAACTCAAGCTGACTGAAGATGAAATCAGGCTACTCGACGAGGTGAGCGCTCTGCCCCCCGAATATCCGGGCTGGATGTTCCCCGTCCAAGGCGCGAGCCGGTTGGGAGCGCTTGAGCATCCGCTGCAGAACAACGTGCACCAACCCCGCAATAATCACTAAGGGGGCTTCCCTTGCCGTGTCACCCCGCTTCGGCCCGGGCCTGTCTAGTCCACCGCCCCATCCTCTACGGTAAGATCGAGGAAGTCGGCGATGTTCCCCAGCCTGCCGATCACGCGGAGCCATGGCGGCGCGGCACGATGCTGCTCGTCGCGGTACAGACGAGGTCGCGTTAGCCGGACAGTCCGCCCACGCGTCTCGAGCGTGCAGCCGCCAGCGGCCAGGACGTTGCGAACCCAATCTGAGTCGGGGCCATACGTGAGCGCGACGACGTAACCGCCGGGACGCCGAAAGACGTTCACGGGCGTGCGGTAGCGGCGGCCGGTCTTCCGCCCCGTGTGTACTATTACACCGAAGGCGGGCAAGTACCGCGCCCAGGGACCCAGCAGGCGATTCGTGACGTATCGGTTGAAGCGTGCGAGCCACCGGGGCAACGGCATGGGCAGTACCCCCCCATGCGGGTGGACGTGGGCGCCTTGTTACGTTCTTACCCGCGGCGAACGACCCACGCGCGTGGGCGGCATTCGCTGCGCGGGCAGGGAGCCCCTCTCCGCTGCGAAGGGTGGCCGAGGAAACGCGCCGAACCGGTGAAGATCAGCAGACCAAAATCCGGGGGGAGGTCGCGGCCATTCCACTAGGTTCTGATCGCACCCGGAGTGGTGCTCTGCCTCTTGCTCTTCTCGGGGAGCATTTTGATCGCACAGGCACTCGCTACTTGAGCTAGTTCCGCAGCTGACCCTGACACCGCATGACTCGGGGTTGGATCTTGCATACGTCCGATGCTCATTCGTGTTCTCGGAGTCCAATCCCAATCAACGCTGAGACATCAAACCAAATGCCGTGTTCGCCTTTTAGACTCCTCACCTCTTCCAGAATTTCCTTCCTGAAGCGCGCGAGGGACTCTGGTGGCAACCGGCTCAACCTCCCGCGCGGCGCAGCTCCCCACAAGAACGTCCACCAGTCCTCGGGCTCAATGAAATAGCCGGCTGGTTGGGGGACGACTTGTCTGTCTCGAAATCCTGTCTTTTCCAGGAGAGTGAGGAGGTGCTCGGGCTCCTCACACTTCTTCCATGATTCCGCGGGAGGGGGAACACGACGGGTGCCGTAGCGCTCCAGACGGGCTTGCATCATCTCCATCATTGGTTCGTGAGACTGCTTGGCCCAGGTTGAGAACGCCAGACGCCCACCCGGCCGCAATACTCGCTGCATCTCGCGCATTCCACGGAGTATGTCAGGCAGAAACCAGACAGCAAACCCACACAACACCACGTCGAACGTTGCGTCATCGAACTCAAGCTTCTCCGCGTCCATCAACCGAAACTCGACCGGCAGGCTCCCGGTTCTGCGACGCGCCTGTGCCAGCATGCCCTCTGCCAGATCGATTCCGACAATCCGTCCCCTTGGCCCGACCGCCCGAGCTGCTGCGAACGCCACCTTCCCAGTGCCCGTGGCTACATCGAGCACCTGCGCACCTTCATGAACCTGCGCTTCTCGTATGAGCGCGAGTGCATGCAAGTCGAAACATCTCAAAGCTGGCTCGTTATACGTGTCGGAGGCAAGGTCAAACGCGGCCACGACCCGGCGCTTTTGCTCTTCCATTACTCACCTCGTGATCTCAGCATAGCTCATGTCGGGGGGTCTAATCGTCCGGGGCAACCATCGTGTCCGACCGGTTGCGGACCGGCTCGCGCGCGTAGGCAAGCTGGAGGGGCGGCATCGGCCTGAGTCGAAAACTGGACGCGTTCATGGACCAGCAGATCCGGTTCTGCACGGCCCGGGATGGCGTCCGCATCGCCTATGCTTCGATTGGCGACGGACCCCCGCTGGTCAAAGCGGCCAACTGGTTGACTCACCTCGAATTCGACTGGCACAGTCCGATCTGGCGGCACTGGATGGAGGCGCTGGCGGCAGGTCGCCGGCTCGTGCGGTACGACGAGCGCGGCTGCGGTCTTTCCGATTGGGATGTTAGAGATTTCTCTTTCGATGCCATGGTACACGACTTGGAGGCCGTGGTCGACGCGCTCAACGTCGATCGGGTGCCTCTGTTGGGCATCTCGCAAGGCGGCGCGGTTTCCGCGGCGTACGCCGTGCGTCATCCCGAGCGAGTGACCCATCTCATCCTGTACGGTGCGTTCGCCCGCGGCCACCTTAAACGAGGACAGGTCACGCGCGAGGAGCACGAGGCGCAGTTGTCTCTGGTCAGGCTCGGCTGGGGCCGGGACAATCCGGCATACCGCCAGATATTCACCGCGCAGTTTATGCCCGACGCTCGGATCGAGCAAGTCCGATGGTTCAATGAGCTCATGCGGGCCTCCACGTCTGCCGAGAACGCCGTCAAGATTATGGAGGCATTCGGGCAGATCGATGTCACCGATCTGCTCCCTCGGGTCACCGTCCCCACCATCGTCCTACACTGCCGGGACGACGCACGCGTGCCGTTCGAAGAAGGACGCAGGATGGCCGCGCTGATCCCGGGCGCGCGCTTCATCCCGCTCGAGGGGAAGAACCACTTGCCTCAGGAGGGCGACCCGTGTTGGCAGCCGCTGATCGCAGAAGTCCGGCGCTTTCTCGATACGGCAGGGTACGGGACCGAGGGACGCGCGGCAGTGGCGCCAGCGAGACCTACTTCTGGTGGCTGGCTGCTCGCCCTGCTGACCCCCCGCGAGCGGGAAGTCGCGGCGTTGGTCGCTCAAGGGCTTGCCAATCGCGAGATCGCCGAGCGGCTGGTGATCACGGAGCGGACGGCTGAGGGCCACGTGCAGAGCATTCTGAACAAGCTCGGCTTCAACTCCCGCGTCCAGGTCGCGGCGTGGGCGGTCTCGCAGGGCCTCTACGCGGGCCCGCCGCACTGAGAGGGCGGGCGAGTCCTGCTCGGTACCTGCCACGAAAACACGTACCTGCTCCGCGAAAGACACGTACTTCCCCCGGTGACGCCCACTCCGGCTTGTCGCTAATCTGAAGCCAGCAAGTTCAAAGTGATATGGGTTGCAAGCACCGAAAGGCAGACTGACGGGGGCTATTGTGCGGGCACCAACCCATCTGGCGCAGACCCAGCAGCACCGCTCTGCCATGGGCCCAGTCTGTCTCGCCATATCGTCGCTGCTGCTGCTCGTGTTCCCGCTGGTCAGGCCGTTTACTGATAGAACAGGTACCCCCGCAGAGGTCGCCGCTACGTTTGCGTCAACGCCTTGGGTTGCCGCGCACATCCTTGCAGGTCTCGGATTTGTCCTGCTTCCCGTGGGGCTCCTCGCATTGTCCGAATTTCTGCGAGACACCCACGTCGAGCGCCTGGCAGCCCCGGGATTGATCGTCAGCTGGATTGGCGTCGGATTCATCCTGCCCACGGTTTTCGGAACCGAGCCGTTTGCGCTGCGGGCAATCGGTCAGGCCGCAATTCGGCAGAAGAACATGGACCTGCTGGCCCTGGCGATGGCGATCCGCATGGGCCCGCAGGCCCGATTTCTCTTTCCGGGCCTGCTCGTACTCGCGGTCGGCGCCGTACTGATCGCGGTTGCCGTGTGGCGCTCCGGCGCGTTACCCCGATGGAGCGGCGTGCTGTTCGCGCTCGGACTGGCGCTGTTCTTTCCGCTATTTCCCCGGGCGATTCGGGTCGTGGACGGCTTGCTGATCGGGGTCGGAGGCGTTTGGATCGCCTTGAGCATGCTGCGGCACCCAGGCCGAAACGAGACGAGATCATAGTAGAATCATTACCTGCTCGCGATCACGAAGTAGTGCTCGTACGCCTGCCGGCCTTCATCGAGGATCCGCAGTCGCTCGCGGCCGAGAAGCTTCGTAATCTGCCGGGCCGCCAGCCGGTGTGCAAGAGGGGGGCCGACCAACCCCTCGGCGTCGGGATCGAATTCCGCGATCAGGACTTTTGCGTGACCGTTCAGGACACCCACTACTTTGTGCAGCACTGCCTGTGGGCGATCGACGTGGTGCAGAACGTCGGTGAGCATCACCAGATCGACATCACCGTCAACATCCACAGCCTCTTCGGCGTCTCCTTTCAGCACAACCACGTTGTCGACGCCGCGCAACTCGAGGGCTCGCCGCAGATACGCGACCGCACTCTCCGCCTTCTCCAGCGCGTACACTCTCCCGCCCGCTCCCACGACCTTGGCATATTCACAGGTGAACTCTCCCGGTCCCGGGCCAATGTCCAGCACGCGGCTGCCCGCTCGCATGTCGGTGAGCGCGATCCATTCCCGCGCCAGATCGATCCGCGCGACTTGGCGTCGCCCGATGTCGTCCCAATCCGCCTCCGATAGATCCTTCTGGAAGTGCACCCCAGATCTCCGCTATCTCATCCGCAGACTGGCGAACAGACGAGTGGGGTTTTCAGCTTGCTGTTACTTCACCACGTACGCGTCGCTCAACGCCGGATATGTCGAGTAGTTGTAGCGGACCCCTTGCACATTGGAGCGGCGCACCCACACCGACAGTTCGTCCATCATCGGCATCGCGATAGCCTGATCCAGGAGCATGTGGTCGAGGCGCACATATACAGCCTGCCGCTTCACAGGAT of the bacterium genome contains:
- a CDS encoding heme peroxidase family protein, which gives rise to MTGHSCVISPRFKGALSHVSQGKYGRMFPDLPPLKIDESVLRALGRSGSSMDLPAGAFDDPASDNARIPAGFPFLAQFIAHDITRDPSMLHHHATLRELRNFRTPRLDLEVVYGAGALAHPYFYDLRDSDKFLIGQNDAGQQNDVPRNVQGQALIADSRNDVHMIISQLHLVFLKFHNRIVDELHTQGLRGDAALEEARRLAAWHYQWIVVHELLPLSVGEKLVEQILHDGHLIYAFKGQPFIPVEFADAAYRFGHPQIRGTYELNDRAAGLTIFPDLAGTRPVPAAHVVDWARFFAVPGHRPPQASKRIDARLVHALMDLPEAIVGETERPEQHSLAYRDLERGVNCDLPSGEAIARLIGLVPLPKDALGLQTLGWEGETPLWFYVLKEAEIQCRGERLGDVGGRIVAEVLMGLLEGDPHSYRNVNRHWHPTLPGARAGEFGMTDLLAFAGVV
- a CDS encoding LysE family translocator; the protein is MISPSMLAIYLPAVLFLVLTPGPAILFTLNRSISFGRRAGFVTAAGLLSGTCILQVSAVLGVSAILQVSPIAYGALKIAGALYLVYLGVRTILAAPADLLNAAPAGPPRSWWQDYLGGLTTELLNPKTAMFYISVLPQFVDLHAGHVTAQLLLLGGIFVVCAAGSLAMVVQSSVHVKCLLVRHPVYASLSRWITGSVFVGFGARLALERQ
- a CDS encoding DUF5996 family protein encodes the protein MPTSDAKSATFPVGKHSEPEAWPALPLEAWRDTRDTLHMWTQIVGKIRLKLTPHLNHWWEVPLYLTSRGLTTTPIPFGDRTFDATFDFIDHGLIFQTSDGRTETIPLRPQSVADFYHDVMTTLRRLAIDVRIWTMPSEQQAPIRFEEDRQHASYDAAYAHRFWRILLTMDGIFKEFRARFIGKASPVHFFWGSFDLAVTRFSGRRATVREGADIITREGYSHEVSSCGFWPGSGSLTGPAFFSYAWPEPPGFKDARIRPTPAFYSAEFSNFLLLFDDVRSAPDPRTMVLEFLQSTYEAAATLGRWDRENLER
- a CDS encoding MFS transporter, translating into MTYKTWTLIAAILGSSVVFLDSSVVTIALPQIGRELPTHLFGVLEGQSYVYNGYLLAESALVVLAGGLTDFYGRRRMFSIGVAGFGVASILSGLAPTMEWLVVFRLLQGVAGAFIIPGSLALITATFTGEAQGRAFGTWSGASAGLTILGPFIGGLLVDTVSWRAVFLVNVPFALLTLWMVQRFARESHDTATSGGFDIPGTILSALAIGGLVVGTISGQQREWHGPEAFVALGIGCAATALLFVRILSAANPLVPPSLFRSRNFTVTNLSTLVIYAALAVTFYYLTLFMQGTLGYTAAAAGVATIPAVVFMAVFSTRFGALASRYGPRWFMTAGPVLMAVGAASLAQVPAQSPAWAMRPGDLTTFVPPTGYYTDLLAGMVLFGLGAMMMVAPLTATLMASVPVENAGVASAINTAISDVGPQLAVALIFIAITASFYTTLATHVRGLDTSSQIVRQQIPPLNPVAPSVPEDVQKAARAASTAAFHLAMLASAALFLAGAVINAVGIQTPASPQRGRVVSPDPLWRRCRHVAPVATDRDQPISTSSQNPIQ
- a CDS encoding DUF427 domain-containing protein — its product is MKATWRGQVIAASERTLEVDGYRYFPRETVRMDMLRHAPKTQGDLDCPHGVQFYDIVGDAARSTRAAWSYEAPGASRKQVDHWIGFWEDVEIG
- a CDS encoding PaaI family thioesterase — encoded protein: MASFESKDPSFETRVRQSFARQGFMAAIGATMTRVSPGEVDIELPFRSDLTQQHGYMHGGVVTAIVDSACGYAALSLMSTGTEVLTVEYKVNFLAPARGSRMIACGRVTRPGRTITVCTGDVFAVDGEARTLVATMLTTMLLR